One Leishmania major strain Friedlin complete genome, chromosome 29 DNA segment encodes these proteins:
- a CDS encoding conserved hypothetical protein (previous protein_id=AAZ09455.1): MLAAIQGFGTRVAARTAGQALRRGLGVVPLRRCCPFRCASSASLPSDVEVHQGSDDYRHSDDAFTLSTEVLGTAEEKATLDEDEFDELEAASQELHDLCYALIAHLRCADPEANKALFERRVQRAFREPKPEQYRRLLHGHGDRSLRRRNNYRTRKDFQEAHRLYLQWCDKLLLLLTQPVLDRLVKSAGKGHRDLRTDGVHRYRRPLERATWRSFPHRWFKHAPFEVQQLRADIPESAVLNTRFYRDHATLRYLFTLMEPQHAFREKIERRVMDLTQRYDPLRKSIE, from the coding sequence ATGCTAGCTGCTATACAGGGATTTGGGACACGGGTGGCGGCTCGCACGGCCGGACAGGCTCTCCGTCGAGGTCTAGGTgttgtgccgctgcggcgttgctgtcctttccgctgcgcctcttcaGCATCGCTGCCGTCCGACGTGGAGGTGCACCAAGGCTCCGACGACTACCGCCACAGCGACGATGCCTTCACTCTGTCGACAGAGGTTCTCGGAACAGCGGAGGAAAAAGCTACCCTGGATGAGGACGAGTTTGacgagctggaggctgcGTCGCAGGAACTGCATGACCTGTGCTATGCCTTGATTGCTCACCTTCGCTGCGCGGACCCGGAGGCCAACAAGGCACTGTTTGAGCGTCGCGTTCAGCGAGCCTTTCGTGAGCCGAAGCCTGAGCAGTACCGTCGCCTTCTTCACGGCCACGGCGACCGCagtctgcgccgccgcaacaaTTACCGCACTCGCAAGGACTTCCAGGAGGCCCACCGGCTTTACCTGCAATGGTGTGACAAGCTGTTGTTGCTACTCACCCAGCCTGTGCTGGATCGCCTCGTCAAGAGCGCCGGAAAGGGTCACCGCGACTTGCGAACAGACGGCGTTCATCGGTATCGCCGGCCCCTGGAACGCGCCACCTGGCGGTCGTTTCCTCATCGCTGGTTTAAACACGCACCGTtcgaggtgcagcagcttcgcgcAGACATTCCGGAGTCGGCGGTGCTGAATACGCGTTTCTACCGTGACCACGCAACACTTCGCTATCTGTTCACACTCATGGAGCCGCAGCACGCTTTTCGGGAGAAAATCGAGCGTCGCGTGATGGATTTGACACAGAGGTACGACCCCTTGCGAAAGTCCATAGAgtga
- a CDS encoding conserved hypothetical protein (previous protein_id=AAZ09456.1): MRRPEPWQRLLSHVRHTIATPFVLRIGTGPPGSLPPVAAAPHPPSALPTIAANYSELSAFEKDYAARCLEYVAHQADDTQVEECDSIPHPTSSSSVAPTLPEDPCASTWRPLFDLLVLPDGSLCIGWFRHHALDLQWGHHVEAYVADLWQKAPRTLWLHCREKMNFLVRRQLPMRHRHLAVFSRKDTVSPDEEQSLQAAVRSLHAAASTAYHLEDNVLLHASTSGRPTLLFVRALMRDIERRDRELPTGTAVAVMQLLVLTFATYYDGMPRDMAEAIAASAGQICALTSDSGCHQLLAWGALLVGCTDDHAKAGIEVVQGDAATQALTLTLLSSIAIPGAEREAALRWHAEHHLHPLCDTLVSEEALLLDALSAFRSGAQSAEYRSVRSSCAATGDVPIDRDATNSGAARGDVAAWHFSRVLDQKVGDPEDEAVLRLEPAKESDQLPLPWLPGTGVDAKGCWCTLLTHSRILLSHSKADSRHARSTAAYRHAATVKRVHCMLRIALVRRCLFETTDANISSQYSILTHLFSSAQAPSARLTLIHLATTHVPREVIDPEKHQRTLMGLLFLFPSLSLRSLYGGTVARAHASLSTAACALQCTSCLDNSQTSAASNSPLTVRIPARCAEGLATRLHGRDTALICVVHTVSNEPDAAFLLDDLCMNLHTILRRS, encoded by the coding sequence ATGCGACGACCTGAGCCGTGGCAGCGCCTGCTGTCCCACGTACGCCACACCATCGCTACACCGTTTGTTTTGCGAATCGGCACCGGCCCGCCAGGCTCTCTCCCACCGGTGGCTgccgccccccaccccccctcAGCTCTGCCTACAATTGCTGCGAACTACTCTGAGCTCTCGGCTTTTGAAAAGGATTATGCCGCTCGCTGTTTGGAGTACGTTGCCCACCAAGCGGATGATACCCAGGTGGAGGAGTGCGACTCGATTCCGCACCCtacctcgtcgtcctcggtAGCGCCGACGCTCCCGGAGGACCCGTGTGCCTCGACGTGGCGCCCCCTCTTCGACCTCCTTGTGCTTCCCGACGGGTCCCTGTGCATCGGGTGGTTTCGCCACCATGCGCTCGACCTGCAGTGGGGGCATCACGTGGAGGCCTACGTTGCAGACCTGTGGCAAAAGGCACCGCGCACGTTGTGGCTGCATTGCCGTGAGAAGATGAACTTCCTGGTGCGCAGGCAGCTGCCGATGCGCCATCGGCACCTAGCCGTCTTTTCTCGGAAGGACACGGTTTCTCCCGACGAGGAGCAAAGTTTGCAGGCAGCTGTCCGCTCTCTTCAtgcggcggcatcgaccGCATACCATTTAGAAGATAATGTCCTGCTGCACGCCTCAACCTCGGGCAGGCCCACGCTGCTTTTTGTGCGAGCGCTGATGCGCGACATTGAGCGGCGCGATCGGGAGCTccccaccggcaccgccgttgCAGTAATGCAACTTCTTGTCTTGACGTTCGCGACGTACTACGACGGCATGCCGCGAGACATGGCCGAGGCGATCGCGGCCTCCGCAGGCCAGATATGTGCCTTGACGAGTGACTCCGGCTGCCACCAGCTCCTCGCTTGGGGAGCGCTGCTGGTGGGATGCACGGATGACCACGCAAAGGCCGGCATAGAGGTCGTCCAAGGTGATGCAGCCACACAGGCACTCACATTAACGTTGCTGAGTTCGATTGCCATCCCAGGAGCGGAGCGAGAAGCGGCGTTGCGGTGGCACGCGGAGCATCACCTGCATCCGCTCTGTGACACTCTTGTCTCGGAAGAGGCACTACTGCTCGATGCCCTTTCTGCTTTCCGCTCCGGCGCCCAAAGTGCAGAATATCGCTCCGTGCGTTCCTCCTGCGCGGCTACCGGCGACGTGCCTATCGATAGAGATGCCACAAACagtggagctgctcgcggTGATGTGGCCGCGTGGCACTTCAGCCGTGTTCTGGACCAGAAAGTGGGCGATccggaggacgaggcggtgctgcgcttGGAGCCGGCTAAGGAGTCAGATCAGCTTCCTCTCCCGTGGCTacccggcaccggcgtggACGCCAAGGGCTGCTGGTGCACGCTCCTCACCCACTCGAGGATCCTGCTGTCCCACAGCAAGGCTGacagccgccacgcgcgcagcaccgctgcgtaTCGCCATGCAGCCACAGTGAAGCGGGTGCATTGTATGCTGCGCATCGCtctggtgcggcgctgcctgtTTGAGACGACCGACGCCAACATATCCAGCCAGTACTCGATCCTCACtcacctcttctcctctgctCAGGCCCCGTCGGCGCGCCTGACGCTCATTCACCTCGCGACCACCCACGTGCCTCGGGAGGTGATCGACCCTGAGAAGCACCAACGGACGCTAATGGggcttctctttctcttcccaTCCTTGTCACTGCGCTCCCTTTATGGCGGCACAGTGGCGCGTGCTCACGCGTCACTGTCCACCGCTGCTTGCGCGCTGCAGTGCACCTCGTGCCTCGACAATTCTCAAACGTCTGCGGCATCGAATAGCCCCTTAACAGTGCGCATTCCGGCCAGATGCGCGGAGGGTCTAGCGACCCGGCTACATGGTCGAGACACCGCGCTGATTTGCGTGGTGCACACGGTGTCGAACGAACCTGACGCTGCTTTTCTTTTGGATGATTTGTGTATGAACCTTCACACAATTCTGCGCCGCTCTTGA
- a CDS encoding putative tryptophanyl-tRNA synthetase (previous protein_id=AAZ09457.1), producing the protein MMSPFPPLPVYLSGLLTLHVPTRCLHFLVLTPMKTRVGLHRCCASYLRLLSQDRLQLHNPIEFIGALHFFTSLCSPLGVADFLRMEDPAAQEVVVTPWTVEGDVNYDKLIKNFGCQAIDDKLLERMERLTGKKPHHFLRRGIFFSHRDLNLILDAYEKGQPFYLYTGRGPSSESMHVGHLIPFMFTKWLQDTFHVPLVIQLTDDEKFFFKDLTMEEIDKMTTENLKDIIAFGFDPKLTFIFRDFEYVGQMYRIVARIEKAYTASQVRGCFGFKMEDNCGRWMFPAIQAAPSFSAAFPHIFPLQKGNVFCMIPQAIDQDPYFRLTRDVAPRMGYLKPAVIHSKFFPGLSGSKGKMSSSTGAAVFLTDTPKMIKDKINKHAFSGGGADKKEQLLLGGNTNVDVPVQWLRFFLEDDEELKRLQKDYMLGRIMTGDVKKVLIRQITSIVTAHQESRKKVTEADVELFTAVRVMGPAKEEAESRK; encoded by the coding sequence ATGATgtccccctttcccccgcTGCCTGTCTATCTCTCTGGCCTGCTCACCCTTCATGTTCCTACTCGCTGCCTTCACTTCCTTGTGCTTACACCAATGAAAACCCGGGTTGGactgcatcgctgctgcgcatcttACCTGCGCTTGCTCAGCCAAGATCGACTGCAGCTCCACAACCCAATCGAATTCATTGGCGCACTCCATTTTTTCACCTCGCTGTGCTCTCCGTTGGGTGTTGCCGACTTCTTAAGAATGGAGGACCCCGCCGCGCAGGAGGTTGTCGTGACCCCGTGGACGGTCGAGGGTGACGTGAACTATGACAAGCTCATCAAAAATTTCGGGTGCCAGGCGATCGACGAcaagctgctggagcggaTGGAGCGGCTGACCGGGAAGAAACCCCATCACTTtctgcgccgcggcatctTCTTCTCTCATCGTGATTTGAACCTTATCCTCGATGCGTACGAGAAGGGGCAGCCTTTCTACCTGTACACTGGCCGTGGTCCCAGCAGCGAGTCGATGCACGTTGGCCACCTGATACCTTTTATGTTCACCAAGTGGCTGCAAGACACGTTCCATGTGCCGCTGGTCATTCAGCTTACCGATGACGAAAAGTTCTTCTTCAAGGACTTGACGATGGAGGAGATCGATAAAATGACCACGGAAAACTTGAAGGACATCATTGCCTTTGGTTTTGATCCGAAGCTGACGTTCATTTTCAGGGACTTTGAGTACGTCGGACAGATGTATCGCATTGTCGCACGCATCGAGAAGGCGTACACGGCTAGCCAGGTGCGGGGCTGCTTCGGCTTCAAGATGGAGGACAACTGCGGCCGCTGGATGTTCCCTGCGATTCAGGCCGCACCCTCTTTCTCGGCGGCGTTTCCACACATTTTTCCGCTGCAGAAGGGCAACGTCTTCTGCATGATACCGCAAGCGATCGACCAAGACCCGTACTTCCGCCTTACGCGCGACGTGGCGCCGCGCATGGGCTATTTGAAACCAGCCGTCATTCACTCCAAGTTCTTCCCGGGTCTTAGTGGGTCGAAAGGCAAGATGAGCTCAtccaccggcgctgccgtctttCTGACGGACACCCCAAAGATGATCAAAGACAAGATCAACAAGCACGCcttcagcggcggtggcgcagataagaaggagcagctgcttctTGGTGGTAACACCAACGTCGACGTACCTGTGCAGTGGCTCCGCTTTTTCCtcgaggatgacgaggagctgaagcgccTCCAGAAGGACTACATGCTTGGCCGCATCATGACCGGTGACGTGAAGAAAGTCCTCATCCGACAAATCACCAGCATCGTGACGGCACACCAGGAGTCGCGGAAAAAGGTAACGGAGGCCGATGTGGAGCTCTTCACTGCCGTCCGCGTGATGGGACCTGcgaaagaggaggcggagtCAAGGAAGTAA
- a CDS encoding putative QA-SNARE protein (previous protein_id=AAZ09458.1), with protein MQEMGDPSWRRACDLLAKHLQSLGQKITAIRRITNRRSSIEEIKKEREEVKHITRDANATDVQDIRKIVKSFERFILLDKGLSDEGRKLAKDAEMVLKDYERTCNDFYRKCMHGESARGTQSNRALRAFREASEDDDENEGQALLNTESPQRVQFERDMYEELMLERQRETGEIAENVRDIHEIFQHINGMINEQGEQLEIVENNLSSAERATRNASQHLRRAQQYQATSSRNKMLFICMVIMLAIVSIGLLMN; from the coding sequence ATGCAGGAAATGGGGGACCCCAGCTGGCGCCGCGCCTGCGACCTGCTCGCAAAGCATTTGCAGTCGCTCGGGCAGAAGATAACGGCGATACGCCGTATCACCAATCGGCGCAGCTCCATCGAGGAGATCAagaaggagcgcgaggaggtgaagcaCATCACACGTGACGCCAACGCTACCGATGTGCAGGACATCCGAAAGATCGTCAAGTCATTTGAGCGCTTCATCTTACTCGACAAGGGTCTTAGTGACGAGGGTAGGAAGCTTGCCAAAGACGCTGAGATGGTTCTCAAGGACTACGAAAGGACCTGCAACGACTTCTACCGTAAGTGCATGCACGGCGAGTCTGCACGGGGCACTCAAAGCAACCGCGCGCTGCGGGCATTCCGTGAGGCAAGCGAGGATGATGACGAAAATGAAGGTCAGGCGCTGTTGAACACGGAGTCCCCGCAACGGGTGCAGTTTGAGCGTGACATGTACGAGGAGCTCATGCTagagcgccagcgcgagaCAGGCGAGATCGCGGAGAACGTGCGCGACATCCATGAAATTTTCCAGCACATCAACGGAATGATCAACGAGCAAGGAGAGCAGCTCGAGATTGTGGAGAATAACCTCTCCTCCGCAGAGCGTGCCACCCGCAACGCCTCacagcacctgcgccgcgcgcagcagtATCAAGCAACGTCATCCCGGAACAAGATGCTCTTCATATGCATGGTGATCATGCTTGCCATCGTTAGCATTGGTCTGCTCATGAACTGA
- a CDS encoding conserved hypothetical protein (previous protein_id=AAZ09459.1), with amino-acid sequence MNHSPFLTALYTDVQSRLPLWTTRYVKPISNGTFAVSSTWTDDSGAQLQRLFIAVEASDTNCISEAVLAEWIAFVEAWQAAHKEDEVSCFVGFVDLAGTVSYYRCETAVAGAWRSKPDDHLTCR; translated from the coding sequence ATGAATCACAGCCCTTTCCTGACTGCTCTCTACACGGATGTGCAGAGCCGGCTGCCTCTGTGGACCACTCGGTACGTAAAACCCATCTCCAATGGCACCTTCGCCGTCTCGAGCACGTGGACCGATGACAGCGGTGCTCAACTGCAGCGTCTCTTCATCGCTGTCGAGGCGAGCGACACCAACTGCATCAGCGAGGCAGTTTTGGCGGAGTGGATAGCGTTCGTGGAAGCATGGCAAGCGGCACACAAGGAAGATGAGGTAAGCTGCTTTGTCGGCTTTGTGGACCTGGCCGGGACGGTGTCCTACTACAGGTGTGAGACTGCTGTGGCTGGCGCGTGGCGAAGCAAACCCGACGATCACTTGACTTGCCGTTGA
- a CDS encoding putative ras-like small GTPases (previous protein_id=AAZ09460.1), protein MVLLRLRVAVVGEPTSGKTAFVQMVHSNGTVFPKNYLMTMGCDFVVKEFALDEDNTVEVSLLDVAGQRLYDRMTSHYLESVSAFILVYDVSNKATFESCRKWVTKARTAKKDMIGFLLGNKMDLADKAEVTDNQAEVFARANQLTFFKCSALRGTGTVEPVERLSRMFLEEYQKRLVQLSQLSASK, encoded by the coding sequence ATggtgctcctgcgcctccgcgtcgccgtGGTCGGTGAGCCGACCTCCGGCAAAACGGCATTCGTTCAGATGGTGCATAGCAATGGTACGGTGTTCCCCAAAAATTATCTCATGACAATGGGGTGCGACTTTGTCGTAAAAGAGTTTGCGCTGGACGAAGACAACACGGTCGAGGTGTCGCTCCTAGACGTGGCGGGGCAGCGGCTGTATGATCGCATGACATCTCACTATCTAGAGAGCGTGTCTGCCTTTATTCTCGTGTACGACGTATCAAACAAGGCAACGTTCGAGTCGTGTCGGAAGTGGGTGACCAAGGCGCGTACTGCGAAGAAGGACATGATCGGTTTCCTTCTGGGGAACAAGATGGACCTCGCTGACAAGGCCGAGGTCACGGACAACCAAGCGGAGGTTTTTGCACGCGCTAATCAACTGACCTTTTTCAAGTGTTctgcgctgcgcggcacGGGCACGGTAGAGCCCGTGGAGAGGCTCTCGCGCATGTTCCTGGAGGAGTATCAGAAGAGACTGGTTCAGTTGTCACAGCTCAGCGCAAGTAAGTGA
- a CDS encoding conserved hypothetical protein (previous protein_id=AAZ09461.1), with protein MSHPCEFKNQVTGKVAIPSQWKTETTHEDAATQTSKLKVKSHESQTDISCFQASDQLDKGVGTERRSFQASLEGLQYVYNGVPHDQAKLSTFLEESMNQLLTVLHRNATSSIFDHYSPAWSRKNTELSVLYRLTSPAVQEDNLEALGVTWNTHGNIVAAAYGLMETSGWCYKKGYVCVWNLARPDLRESRPHNTLETETGATCIAFHPTDPCMLAVGSYSGEVVVFANVTENFPGKYSSSASEVAHTEPVTVLQWVKNPQESRHHHQYVLCSASQSGLIIHWSPANKLAKPIAAYSVRSRRHLSVGIAALTYGGVQTQRGSYLPALDGVLLVGLENGEVGRGRTWPLPIETNSQAPPTITPLELDWLESHCGPLQSLSASPFFRHLFLTTSSDCSARLYSDLQRSPLLTLELSEETKGYLYDGRFSPFRPSVVAVVSRRSLLRVYDLERDQFKPAYTAAVSADGAGALTVAFNSTAAEWLATGDARGVVQVWRLPTELSQITELERAALRSSQPTCDSTKEPQDSTGILDLFGSRV; from the coding sequence ATGTCGCACCCCTGCGAATTCAAGAATCAGGTCACTGGCAAGGTGGCTATTCCATCTCAATGGAAGACGGAGACCACACACGAAGACGCCGCGACACAGACGTCTAAGCTGAAGGTCAAAAGCCACGAATCGCAGACGGACATCAGCTGCTTCCAGGCGTCCGACCAACTAGACAAGGGCGTGGGAACGGAGCGGCGATCATTTCAGGCGTCTCTAGAGGGACTGCAGTACGTGTACAACGGGGTTCCTCACGATCAGGCGAAGCTCTCCACCTTTCTGGAGGAGTCCATGAACCAGTTACTGACGGTTCTGCACCGCAATGCCACGAGCAGCATCTTCGACCACTACTCCCCTGCCTGGTCGCGCAAAAACACCGAACTTTCTGTTCTCTATAGGCTCACGTCGCCCGCTGTCCAAGAGGACAACTTGGAGGCATTGGGGGTGACGTGGAACACTCATGGTAACATCGTGGCTGCTGCCTACGGCCTCATGGAGACCTCGGGCTGGTGCTACAAGAAGGGctacgtgtgcgtgtggaacCTGGCACGGCCGGATCTGAGGGAGAGCCGTCCGCATAACACCCTGGAGACGGAGACCGGCGCCACCTGCATCGCCTTTCATCCCACAGACCCGTGCATGCTGGCCGTTGGCAGCTATAGTGGTGAAGTTGTCGTGTTCGCAAATGTGACAGAGAACTTTCCAGGAAAGTACTCCTCTTCGGCATCGGAGGTTGCCCACACCGAGCCAGTCACGGTGCTGCAATGGGTGAAGAACCCACAGGAGTCCCGGCATCATCATCAGTATGTGCTGTGCTCAGCGAGTCAGAGTGGACTCATCATCCACTGGAGCCCGGCGAACAAGCTGGCCAAGCCGATCGCCGCGTACAGCGTgcggagccgccgccacctctctGTCGGTATTGCAGCACTCACCTATGGCGGTGTACAAACTCAGCGCGGCAGTTACCTCCCCGCGTTGGACGGAGTCCTTCTCGTGGGTCTGGAGAACGGTGAGGTGGGCCGCGGTCGGACATGGCCACTGCCGATCGAGACGAACTCCCAGGCGCCACCGACAATCACCCCTCTTGAACTGGACTGGCTGGAGAGCCACTGTGGCCCACTGCAGTCACTCAGCGCATCGCCCTTTTTCCGACACCTGTTCTTGACCACTTCCTCGgactgcagcgcgcgcctgtACTCGGACCTCCAGCGCTCTCCGCTCCTCACCCTCGAGTTGTCGGAGGAAACGAAAGGCTATCTCTACGACGGCAGATTCAGCCCGTTCCGGCCCTCAGTTGTGGCAGTGGTCTCACGTAGGTCACTTTTGCGGGTTTACGATCTCGAGAGGGACCAGTTCAAGCCGGCGTACACGGCCGCGGTGTCGGCCGACGGAGCAGGAGCGCTGACCGTGGCCTTCAACTCCACCGCAGCCGAGTGGCTGGCCACTGGCGATGCGCGCGGCGTAGTACAAGTTTGGCGCCTACCCACAGAGCTGTCACAGATCACCGAGCTCGAgcgcgcagctcttcgctCCAGCCAGCCCACCTGCGACAGCACAAAGGAGCCGCAGGACTCGACCGGTATCCTAGACTTGTTCGGGTCTCGTGTGTAG